In Spirochaetaceae bacterium, a genomic segment contains:
- a CDS encoding ParB/RepB/Spo0J family partition protein — translation MQVRIDAVVVRERIRSDLGELEPLMESLRRHGQFSPILITRDSELVAGHRRLESARRLGWSSIEAIVLDQASDETLLELEIEENVQRKQLSHEELAAAVARLERLRRPWWFERLLSWLTLRWRQLTCWIGVPPGR, via the coding sequence TCCGCATCGACGCGGTAGTGGTGCGTGAGCGAATCCGCTCCGACTTGGGAGAGTTGGAGCCGCTGATGGAGAGCCTGCGTCGCCACGGACAGTTCAGCCCGATACTGATTACCCGCGATTCCGAGCTGGTCGCCGGCCATCGCCGCCTGGAATCGGCGCGCCGGCTTGGTTGGAGCAGCATCGAGGCGATCGTGCTGGACCAGGCCAGCGACGAGACGCTTCTGGAGTTGGAGATCGAGGAGAACGTGCAGCGCAAGCAACTCAGCCATGAGGAACTCGCCGCGGCCGTGGCACGCCTGGAAAGGCTGCGCCGCCCTTGGTGGTTCGAGCGCTTGTTGAGCTGGCTGACCCTGCGTTGGCGGCAGCTCACCTGCTGGATTGGCGTCCCACCTGGGCGCTGA